Proteins from a single region of Runella sp. SP2:
- a CDS encoding acetyl-CoA carboxylase biotin carboxylase subunit family protein — translation MSLTFLCITCYFKGGDFLRACKEAGNTVYLLTARRTEGKEWPYESIDEFFYLEDDSNTLSNFENIIKGMAYIMRTRKIDRVVALDDFDVEKAAILREHFRIPGMGQTTARFFRDKLAMRVQARDAGIKVPAFTGLFNDVEITEYLRATQAPWVIKPRAEASAAGIKKVHSFDEAWNTIHSLGEERHMFLIEQFKPGDVYHVDALTLDKKVIFERSSQYLNTPFEVAHGGGIFRSVTVEFGTKDAKALKKVNEQVLKAFQMNYSASHTEVIKCYEDGEFYFLETASRVGGAHLAEMVDYSSGINLWKEWARIEHAKALNADYVLPEVQNLYSGIIISLARQQWPDMSPFNDPEIVWQMKEEYHVGLIVQSPSRNRVMELMDKYAEMIRHDYHASAPAQDKPTH, via the coding sequence ATGAGTTTAACGTTTTTGTGTATTACGTGTTATTTTAAAGGCGGTGATTTTTTGCGTGCCTGTAAAGAGGCTGGTAACACAGTTTATTTGTTGACCGCCAGACGAACGGAAGGTAAAGAATGGCCTTACGAGTCGATTGATGAGTTTTTTTACTTAGAGGATGACTCGAATACACTGTCAAACTTTGAAAATATCATCAAGGGAATGGCGTATATCATGCGCACGCGCAAAATAGACCGCGTGGTGGCTTTGGATGATTTTGATGTGGAAAAAGCGGCCATCTTGCGCGAACATTTCCGAATTCCTGGCATGGGGCAAACCACCGCTCGTTTTTTTAGGGACAAACTGGCGATGCGCGTACAAGCCCGCGATGCGGGAATTAAAGTGCCCGCTTTTACGGGTTTGTTCAACGACGTGGAGATTACGGAGTACCTACGAGCTACTCAAGCACCGTGGGTAATCAAGCCACGGGCTGAGGCTTCGGCGGCAGGCATCAAAAAAGTGCATAGTTTTGATGAAGCTTGGAACACCATTCATAGCCTTGGGGAAGAACGGCACATGTTTCTGATTGAGCAATTTAAGCCAGGCGATGTCTATCACGTAGATGCGCTGACGTTGGATAAAAAAGTGATTTTTGAACGAAGCAGCCAATACCTCAATACCCCATTTGAAGTAGCACACGGGGGCGGTATTTTCCGTTCGGTGACGGTGGAGTTTGGTACCAAAGATGCCAAAGCGCTCAAAAAAGTAAATGAACAGGTGCTGAAAGCATTCCAGATGAATTACAGTGCTTCACACACGGAGGTGATTAAATGTTACGAAGATGGAGAGTTTTATTTTCTTGAAACGGCCTCGCGGGTAGGTGGAGCGCACTTGGCCGAAATGGTCGATTATTCGTCGGGGATTAATTTGTGGAAAGAATGGGCACGCATCGAACATGCCAAGGCACTTAATGCAGACTATGTGTTGCCAGAAGTTCAGAATTTATACTCGGGTATCATTATTTCTTTGGCGCGTCAGCAATGGCCCGATATGTCGCCGTTTAATGATCCCGAAATTGTGTGGCAAATGAAAGAAGAATACCATGTCGGTCTGATTGTGCAATCGCCAAGTCGGAACCGCGTCATGGAATTGATGGATAAATATGCTGAGATGATTCGCCACGATTACCATGCCTCAGCACCCGCCCAAGATAAACCAACGCATTAA
- a CDS encoding FtsX-like permease family protein: protein MNFPFFVARRIREPQQTTFSATVSRVGIVTIALGVAVGIVALSVLFGFKDTIYQKVFLFGSHLQVNKLSLNQSFESAPLPLHTKPYDQWQQIKGIRHRQAVAHKAGILKTPDELQGAVIKGVGRDYDWKLLAENLVEGRVIQYSDTAYANEIIVSRIISQKLNLKLNDEVLMYFVQNPPRVRKLKIVGVYETNLEEFDNQLVLGDIGLVQRLNGWGPDSVGSYEYFVKDFAQLEPTAKELYAQLPSYMRLERVTDKYRPLFEWLQLLDQNTMVLLALVFFVTCFNIASVLLVMMMERTPMVGLLKTLGSPDSQIRRIFFYVGLQLTLKGLIIGNIVGLGLCWLQSKFQIIPLDPVNYFMNTVPIVFDWPSYLFLNVGILSVITLILLIPTLIISRIRPAQSLVFKK, encoded by the coding sequence GTGAATTTCCCCTTTTTCGTAGCTCGTCGGATTAGAGAGCCTCAGCAAACCACTTTTTCTGCGACGGTTTCTCGCGTCGGAATCGTTACTATTGCCTTGGGTGTAGCAGTCGGCATTGTTGCATTATCGGTTTTATTTGGCTTTAAAGATACTATTTACCAAAAAGTCTTCCTCTTTGGCTCGCACCTCCAAGTAAACAAACTTTCGCTCAATCAATCTTTTGAAAGTGCGCCCCTCCCCCTTCACACCAAGCCTTACGACCAATGGCAACAAATCAAAGGGATTCGGCATCGGCAGGCAGTAGCGCACAAAGCTGGCATCCTAAAAACCCCCGACGAACTTCAAGGTGCGGTTATCAAGGGCGTGGGGCGCGATTATGATTGGAAATTACTTGCTGAAAATTTGGTGGAAGGTCGGGTGATTCAGTATTCTGACACCGCCTATGCCAACGAAATCATCGTCAGTCGCATCATTTCTCAAAAACTCAATTTAAAACTCAATGATGAGGTCTTGATGTATTTTGTGCAAAATCCGCCCCGCGTTCGCAAACTGAAGATTGTCGGCGTGTATGAAACAAACCTCGAAGAATTTGATAATCAACTGGTTTTGGGCGACATTGGGCTGGTTCAACGCCTCAACGGTTGGGGGCCAGACTCGGTAGGGTCGTACGAATATTTTGTCAAAGACTTTGCCCAACTTGAACCTACGGCCAAAGAACTTTACGCCCAACTTCCCAGCTACATGCGCCTCGAACGGGTCACCGACAAATACCGTCCGCTGTTTGAATGGCTGCAATTGCTCGACCAAAACACCATGGTTTTGCTTGCTTTGGTATTTTTTGTGACTTGTTTCAACATCGCTTCTGTGCTGTTGGTGATGATGATGGAGCGCACACCCATGGTGGGGCTACTCAAAACCCTCGGCAGTCCCGACAGCCAAATCCGTCGCATTTTCTTTTACGTAGGGCTGCAATTGACGTTGAAAGGCTTGATTATTGGCAATATCGTCGGTTTGGGGCTTTGTTGGCTTCAAAGCAAGTTCCAAATCATCCCACTCGACCCCGTCAATTATTTTATGAACACCGTTCCAATTGTTTTTGATTGGCCCTCTTACCTGTTTCTCAATGTCGGAATTTTGAGCGTAATCACGTTGATTTTACTCATCCCAACCCTCATTATCAGTCGCATACGTCCTGCCCAATCATTGGTTTTCAAAAAATAA
- a CDS encoding AraC family transcriptional regulator translates to MKVIFEAFVPDSNSSFRLLLNPRLSDVFYWHFHPELELVFIEAESGMRHVGEHISRFIGSDLVLIGSNIPHLNFDYGIKSDYEKVVLHIKSDFLGAAFETTPELSSIAQLFQKAQHGLAFGADTKQLIGEQMRHLTGLPPFEQFLEILKILQRLANASDITLLHDQPVENQYTKKDQERLKRLYGFIDEHFHHKIEMEEVASLCHLSIPAFCRYFKKMTRLTFTEFLNHYRINQAQKLLLMDKNVTETCFECGFDSLSYFNRTFKKVTGENPLSFKKRYLSK, encoded by the coding sequence ATGAAGGTTATTTTTGAGGCTTTCGTTCCCGATTCTAATAGCTCATTTCGATTGCTTTTAAATCCTCGATTGAGCGACGTGTTTTACTGGCATTTTCACCCAGAGTTGGAGCTGGTGTTTATTGAGGCAGAAAGCGGAATGAGGCACGTTGGAGAACACATTTCGCGTTTTATTGGCAGTGATTTGGTGCTGATTGGGTCCAATATTCCGCACCTCAACTTTGATTATGGCATCAAATCTGACTACGAAAAAGTCGTTTTACACATTAAAAGTGATTTTTTGGGAGCTGCTTTTGAGACCACACCCGAGTTGTCGAGCATTGCGCAGCTTTTTCAGAAGGCACAGCACGGTTTAGCTTTTGGGGCCGATACCAAGCAACTGATTGGCGAACAAATGCGACACTTGACGGGGCTGCCACCTTTTGAGCAGTTTCTGGAAATATTGAAAATACTACAAAGGCTCGCCAATGCCTCGGATATTACTTTGTTGCACGATCAACCCGTTGAAAATCAATACACTAAAAAAGACCAAGAACGTCTAAAACGACTTTATGGGTTTATCGACGAGCATTTTCACCATAAAATAGAGATGGAAGAGGTGGCGAGTTTGTGCCACCTGAGTATTCCTGCGTTTTGTCGGTATTTTAAAAAAATGACCCGTTTGACTTTTACCGAGTTTTTAAACCATTACCGCATCAATCAAGCCCAAAAACTGCTTTTGATGGACAAAAACGTGACGGAAACCTGTTTTGAATGTGGTTTTGATAGTTTGTCTTATTTTAACCGAACCTTTAAAAAAGTAACAGGTGAGAACCCCTTGTCGTTTAAGAAAAGATATTTGAGCAAGTAG
- a CDS encoding phytanoyl-CoA dioxygenase family protein, translating to MEAHTMTPTMAPVKMANTNHEDIPGNPSTATSSHLTLNDRSNGQPLRVLSEEDWQFWVHNGYIVIKNAVPREQALKTAEFLWEFEEKDPTNPETWYAPPRAEMKMKELTGTGMVEVYNNQHLWNNRQMQRVYDAFVDIWGTEKLWVTIDRANLNFPIRPGFEYKGFIHWDYDPETKPQNVQGVLALADQTDENMGGFQCIPELYRTYDTWKLTQPANRNRFQPDTTGLEEHIVKVKMEAGDLLIFNSTQPHGIRPNLSGNKVRIAQYISMMPAEEENEALRDWRINSWKNRISPEGYAFPGDPRNWEQTKYDVAELNDLGKKLLGLEKW from the coding sequence ATGGAAGCACATACAATGACCCCAACCATGGCGCCAGTTAAAATGGCCAATACCAACCACGAGGACATTCCTGGCAACCCCTCAACTGCGACAAGTAGTCATTTGACCCTCAACGACCGTTCCAATGGACAACCTTTGCGGGTGTTGAGCGAAGAAGATTGGCAGTTTTGGGTGCACAACGGCTACATTGTCATCAAAAACGCCGTTCCCCGCGAACAAGCCCTAAAAACCGCCGAGTTTTTGTGGGAGTTTGAGGAAAAAGACCCCACAAATCCAGAAACGTGGTACGCCCCCCCTCGTGCGGAAATGAAAATGAAGGAATTGACGGGAACGGGAATGGTAGAAGTATATAACAACCAGCACCTTTGGAACAACCGCCAAATGCAACGGGTCTATGACGCCTTTGTTGACATTTGGGGAACGGAGAAACTGTGGGTGACCATTGACCGCGCCAACTTAAACTTTCCCATTCGTCCAGGTTTTGAATACAAAGGGTTCATTCACTGGGACTATGACCCCGAAACAAAGCCTCAAAACGTGCAAGGTGTACTGGCGTTGGCCGACCAAACCGACGAAAACATGGGCGGATTTCAGTGCATTCCTGAGCTGTATCGCACCTACGATACGTGGAAATTGACCCAACCCGCCAACCGTAATCGTTTCCAACCCGACACGACAGGCTTAGAAGAACACATCGTCAAAGTAAAAATGGAGGCGGGCGATTTATTGATTTTCAACAGCACGCAGCCACACGGCATCCGCCCCAATTTATCAGGAAACAAAGTTCGGATAGCGCAATATATCTCCATGATGCCCGCCGAGGAAGAAAACGAGGCCCTACGCGATTGGCGCATCAATTCGTGGAAAAATCGCATTTCGCCCGAAGGGTATGCTTTCCCTGGCGACCCCCGTAACTGGGAACAAACCAAGTACGATGTAGCCGAGTTGAACGACCTTGGCAAAAAACTGCTAGGACTTGAAAAATGGTAA
- a CDS encoding YwqG family protein has protein sequence MDSKEQLFEKLKANGLGKYFDKLEPMVRNTIRLYLTSCSEDDIPIGQSKIGGQPDLPAGFSWFTETNTVTTKKKFWIFGKETQQIITKSLSFIAQINLLEISQFDSENLLPKNGILYFFYAEGQDAWGFDFKDKNKFKILYFDGDLTTLKRFDFPENLQNSGFKPCSIVAKQEISLPSYGYGLDDDLNLTDDEVDIYYDKIYEDGNLNKLLGYADNIQGEMELECELVTNGLYCGDPSGYNDPRAKTLEPNAKNWRLLLQVDSNEENEMMWGDCGRLYFWIRKEDLINKQFDKSWFSLQCS, from the coding sequence ATGGACAGTAAAGAGCAACTTTTTGAGAAACTCAAAGCAAATGGACTAGGCAAGTATTTTGACAAGTTAGAGCCAATGGTTCGCAACACAATCAGGCTTTATCTTACTTCATGTAGTGAGGACGATATTCCTATTGGGCAGTCTAAAATTGGAGGACAACCTGATTTGCCAGCAGGCTTTTCATGGTTTACTGAAACCAATACTGTAACGACGAAGAAGAAATTTTGGATTTTTGGAAAAGAAACTCAACAGATAATAACAAAATCTCTTTCATTTATTGCCCAAATTAACTTGTTAGAAATTTCACAGTTTGACAGCGAAAATCTTTTACCTAAAAATGGAATACTTTATTTTTTCTATGCTGAGGGACAAGATGCTTGGGGATTTGACTTTAAAGATAAAAATAAGTTCAAAATTTTGTACTTTGATGGAGACCTGACAACATTAAAACGTTTTGACTTTCCAGAAAATTTGCAAAACTCAGGGTTTAAGCCTTGTTCGATAGTGGCAAAACAAGAAATCAGTTTACCATCTTACGGTTATGGGTTAGATGATGATTTAAACTTGACAGACGATGAAGTTGACATTTACTATGATAAAATATACGAAGACGGAAATCTAAATAAACTTCTCGGTTATGCCGACAATATTCAAGGCGAAATGGAATTGGAATGTGAACTTGTAACTAATGGTCTCTATTGTGGAGACCCCTCAGGTTATAACGACCCAAGAGCAAAAACCCTTGAACCCAACGCAAAGAATTGGCGACTTCTATTACAAGTTGACAGCAATGAAGAGAATGAAATGATGTGGGGCGACTGTGGACGGCTTTATTTTTGGATAAGAAAAGAGGACTTGATAAATAAGCAGTTTGACAAATCTTGGTTTAGCTTACAATGCAGTTAA
- a CDS encoding TonB-dependent receptor plug domain-containing protein has product MYRSFILIALSSVLLGAKVLPWEDKWLDKLVAKFEKYQQTYPAEKAYLHLDRPYYSTGETIWFKAYLVYGISHAADSVSRVLYVDLVDKTTSKVVLLKKVALNGGIGHGEMTLTDSLQEGEYQLRAYTQWMRNFSEDFYFHRDVRVLKSSKPVASLPPNADDIDVQFMPEGGDLVQGLEGRVAFKAVNALGKGVGITGAVVSQTNDTLAGFSTSHLGMGFFSFMPEAGQEYRIEVRKPNGQYVKYPIPKVKKEGFTVTVDNLSHKDNVRVIVRHNKPLNPSAEMSIFVHTRGAVGYAAKATLAKKTVLFNIPRANLSDGITHITLFDENNLPTAERLVYIQRNREIELQIASDKNTYKPREKVELEITAKDSEGNPVMGNFSLAATDAKQVLDKELNALSIRSYFLLASDVKGTIEQPSYYFDKTNPNAAAHMDILLMTQGWRRFNWGEVLKDSLAPAPFYVEQGISFSGKVARMNKKQPGKVKLTYMLVQKDSTRSVLMGETAETGEFLVYDLDVRDTTTVLVQAMTERGNRNLSIMLNPFQPAKVSITKIPFNPIEFDPNELAEYLKRTEEYLRIERQIRASREQLLNEVVVKAKRTDPIKDDSRRAMYGEPSNTVKFDNMNTAGALSIFDVIQGRVPGVQVTGSGMNRSIQIRGAANFSGAVEPLFLLDGMAVSKDAIMSIPPNDVEAVDILKGANAAIYGSQGGGGVVAILTKRGGSTYDWTKDKAEGVITEKILGYSPVREFYAPKYDKEAPEHVQPDFRATVFWSPMIQTDKDGKAKVSFFTSDAKTDVKVRVEGMNSTGAMGVKESTFKVN; this is encoded by the coding sequence ATGTATCGTAGTTTTATTCTGATTGCCCTTAGCTCGGTGTTGTTGGGGGCCAAAGTACTTCCGTGGGAAGACAAGTGGTTAGACAAATTGGTCGCCAAATTTGAAAAGTACCAACAAACCTATCCTGCTGAAAAGGCGTATTTGCACCTCGACCGTCCCTATTATTCAACGGGGGAAACGATTTGGTTTAAAGCCTATTTGGTGTACGGAATCAGCCACGCCGCTGATTCGGTGAGTCGTGTTTTGTACGTTGATTTGGTGGACAAAACAACGTCAAAAGTGGTATTGCTCAAAAAAGTAGCCCTAAACGGGGGAATAGGTCATGGTGAAATGACCCTGACAGATTCGTTACAAGAGGGAGAGTATCAACTCCGCGCTTACACCCAATGGATGCGCAATTTTTCAGAAGATTTTTACTTCCACCGCGACGTACGCGTACTCAAATCCAGCAAACCAGTTGCCTCTTTGCCCCCCAACGCGGATGACATTGACGTACAATTTATGCCCGAAGGTGGAGATTTGGTGCAAGGGTTAGAAGGTCGGGTAGCTTTCAAAGCCGTCAACGCGCTAGGGAAAGGCGTTGGAATCACTGGAGCGGTGGTAAGCCAAACCAATGATACCTTGGCAGGGTTTTCGACCTCGCACCTCGGTATGGGATTTTTTAGTTTTATGCCCGAAGCTGGTCAAGAGTATCGCATCGAAGTACGAAAACCCAACGGTCAGTACGTGAAATACCCTATTCCTAAGGTTAAAAAAGAAGGGTTTACGGTAACTGTCGATAATCTATCCCATAAAGATAACGTCAGGGTGATTGTGCGCCACAACAAACCGCTGAATCCGTCGGCTGAAATGTCAATTTTTGTTCATACCCGTGGGGCAGTGGGCTACGCTGCCAAGGCAACTTTGGCAAAAAAAACGGTTTTATTCAACATCCCACGCGCTAATTTGAGCGACGGAATTACGCACATCACGCTTTTTGACGAAAATAACCTTCCGACCGCAGAGCGGCTGGTGTATATTCAGCGCAATCGAGAAATTGAGTTGCAAATCGCTAGCGATAAAAATACCTACAAACCACGGGAAAAAGTGGAATTGGAGATTACGGCAAAAGACTCTGAGGGCAATCCTGTAATGGGTAATTTTTCGTTGGCCGCTACGGATGCAAAACAAGTACTTGATAAAGAGCTCAATGCGTTGTCGATTCGTTCGTATTTCTTGTTGGCTTCTGATGTCAAAGGAACTATTGAGCAACCAAGTTATTATTTTGACAAAACAAACCCAAATGCGGCTGCCCATATGGATATCTTGCTGATGACACAGGGGTGGCGTCGTTTTAACTGGGGTGAAGTACTGAAAGATTCGTTAGCACCAGCTCCTTTTTACGTTGAACAAGGCATTTCATTTTCGGGAAAAGTAGCGCGTATGAACAAAAAACAACCTGGAAAGGTGAAATTGACCTATATGCTGGTTCAAAAGGACAGTACGCGCTCGGTGTTGATGGGAGAAACGGCCGAAACGGGTGAGTTTTTGGTCTATGACCTCGATGTCCGTGATACGACCACAGTGTTGGTGCAGGCTATGACGGAGCGTGGAAATCGGAATTTATCCATCATGCTCAATCCGTTTCAACCTGCCAAAGTGTCAATAACCAAAATTCCCTTTAACCCCATCGAATTTGACCCAAACGAACTAGCAGAATACCTCAAGCGTACGGAAGAGTACCTGCGAATTGAGCGCCAAATTCGAGCGAGCCGGGAGCAATTGTTGAATGAAGTAGTAGTAAAAGCCAAACGCACCGACCCAATCAAAGACGACTCGCGCCGTGCCATGTACGGAGAACCAAGCAATACCGTGAAATTTGACAACATGAATACCGCAGGAGCGTTGTCGATTTTTGACGTTATTCAGGGGCGAGTACCTGGTGTTCAAGTGACGGGAAGTGGCATGAACCGCTCCATCCAAATCAGAGGCGCGGCCAACTTTAGCGGAGCGGTTGAGCCCTTGTTTTTGCTAGATGGTATGGCTGTGAGCAAGGATGCCATTATGTCAATTCCACCCAATGATGTGGAGGCGGTTGATATTTTGAAAGGAGCCAATGCTGCGATTTATGGTAGCCAAGGCGGAGGGGGAGTGGTAGCGATTTTAACCAAGCGCGGTGGCTCAACTTACGACTGGACCAAAGACAAAGCTGAAGGGGTAATTACGGAAAAAATACTGGGCTACAGCCCCGTGCGGGAATTTTACGCACCAAAATACGATAAAGAAGCACCCGAACACGTTCAACCCGACTTTCGGGCTACGGTATTTTGGTCGCCCATGATACAGACGGACAAGGACGGAAAAGCCAAGGTCTCTTTCTTTACCTCAGACGCCAAAACCGACGTAAAAGTTCGGGTAGAAGGCATGAATTCTACGGGAGCGATGGGAGTGAAAGAAAGTACGTTTAAAGTTAACTAA
- a CDS encoding T9SS type A sorting domain-containing protein, which yields MTFYHKVTKLTHKSSVTKHGWVASFVLLLVSHLFAKAQECTPTFQWTPVKATNVIEWEKFPAFSLPFTIIYEGPRFGDTKSLPLSRGFSHLATFSGNESATLPFEQRAVTWYHVATEASNQPWADRAVRSPWGNDQNLYNSIWENQLRGHADAFQDSQGGKPLAYSIVGLDIERIFDTDREIAALKTQPRIPEAYRSLSDAQFVERYKRDMQRQYAAPVDFLRKKSVETTKIGSYSDALIRGSFTNWLAMDLTTWKDWTTNSNLLLHVMKDSTSGQPGGPFYNQLNLLTPSCYYYYDYNTSPLGKDYLAYLLFVIEANRVWSDKPVIPYIWMRYHDAFNPTVPFVPSFVAEATAIFPFFSGAKGLWLWEAPVDTSRQDNYASYEYFIGGLYRLSQFKEFFEGANQLVIPTPALESSKAKSAIWRGVVKGSNILIAAQNPYVSSDTQETTINVSFQNWQKTITLKGREVFLCSFDLNTITSVEEAHGLKDIKVTPNPAHEKIQFRIESVSSTAASIFLTDLVGKVHSKEEAVLKEGINEREINASNLPTGTYVLHVEVNGRRLSERVLIK from the coding sequence ATGACTTTTTACCATAAAGTAACCAAATTGACGCATAAATCCTCCGTTACTAAACATGGATGGGTGGCTTCCTTCGTACTGTTGTTAGTTTCCCATCTTTTTGCAAAGGCCCAGGAATGTACACCTACTTTTCAATGGACACCCGTCAAAGCAACTAACGTTATCGAATGGGAAAAATTTCCTGCCTTTTCGCTGCCGTTTACAATTATCTATGAAGGCCCGCGCTTTGGCGACACAAAATCGCTCCCACTCAGCCGAGGGTTTAGTCATTTAGCTACTTTTTCGGGAAATGAAAGTGCAACCTTGCCCTTTGAGCAGCGAGCAGTGACTTGGTACCACGTAGCCACCGAAGCAAGTAACCAACCTTGGGCCGACAGGGCCGTAAGGAGTCCTTGGGGAAATGATCAAAACTTGTACAATTCGATTTGGGAAAATCAGCTTCGGGGGCACGCCGATGCGTTTCAGGATTCACAAGGTGGAAAGCCATTGGCTTACAGCATTGTTGGACTTGACATCGAACGGATTTTTGATACTGACCGCGAAATAGCAGCCCTCAAAACCCAACCAAGGATTCCTGAGGCATACCGTTCTTTGAGCGATGCGCAGTTTGTGGAACGATACAAGCGCGATATGCAGCGACAATATGCAGCACCCGTTGATTTTCTGCGCAAAAAATCAGTGGAAACTACGAAAATTGGTAGCTACAGCGATGCTTTGATTCGGGGAAGTTTTACCAATTGGCTGGCCATGGACTTGACAACCTGGAAAGATTGGACAACCAACTCCAATTTGCTACTGCACGTGATGAAAGACTCGACGTCGGGGCAACCTGGAGGCCCTTTTTATAACCAACTCAACCTGCTCACACCTTCTTGTTATTATTATTACGACTACAATACCTCGCCATTAGGGAAAGATTATTTGGCGTATTTGCTGTTTGTTATTGAGGCCAATCGAGTGTGGTCTGACAAACCCGTAATTCCCTACATCTGGATGCGCTACCACGATGCGTTTAACCCAACGGTGCCTTTTGTTCCTTCGTTTGTGGCAGAGGCAACGGCCATTTTTCCTTTCTTTTCGGGGGCAAAAGGGCTCTGGCTTTGGGAGGCACCCGTTGATACTAGCCGCCAAGACAACTACGCGAGTTATGAGTATTTTATTGGTGGTTTGTACCGTTTATCGCAGTTTAAGGAGTTTTTTGAGGGAGCCAATCAGTTGGTCATTCCCACACCTGCCTTAGAATCATCGAAAGCAAAATCAGCCATTTGGCGTGGCGTGGTTAAAGGCTCTAACATTCTGATTGCCGCCCAAAATCCCTATGTTTCGTCGGATACCCAAGAAACAACAATCAATGTAAGCTTTCAAAATTGGCAAAAAACAATCACCCTCAAAGGCCGCGAAGTGTTTTTGTGTTCTTTTGATTTGAATACAATTACGTCGGTGGAGGAAGCGCATGGATTAAAAGACATAAAAGTAACGCCTAATCCCGCCCACGAAAAAATTCAATTTAGGATTGAAAGTGTGTCGAGCACGGCGGCCTCCATTTTTCTGACCGACCTCGTCGGAAAAGTACATTCAAAAGAAGAGGCAGTTCTCAAAGAAGGTATTAACGAACGTGAAATCAATGCTTCAAACCTTCCAACGGGTACTTACGTACTTCACGTAGAAGTGAATGGGCGACGATTATCCGAACGTGTTCTAATTAAGTGA
- a CDS encoding alpha/beta fold hydrolase, with translation MPSHPIRFETEPHFFLSAEGWGNPAHPPLILLHGGGQTRHSWGDTAQKLADQGWYAITYDARGHGESDWSATGNYLVDGLVADLKAIIRQLGTKPALVGASMGGLTAMVLDGESDESLASAIVLVDIAPKAEQKGIERIFAFMSSHLESGFGSLEEAAAAVSAYLPQRSKNYDPSRLEKNLRFREGRYYWHWDPQMLKVWKNATPDQQIAYEERLYQAAQRLKAPTLIVRGGMSDVVSERVMAEFLDAVPHVRSTTVSGAGHMVAGDSNHAFTNAVIAFLEEVYPSHTS, from the coding sequence ATGCCATCTCACCCGATTCGGTTTGAAACAGAGCCTCATTTTTTTCTGTCGGCAGAAGGTTGGGGAAATCCAGCTCATCCACCCTTAATTTTACTTCATGGTGGCGGTCAAACGCGTCATTCGTGGGGAGATACCGCCCAAAAATTAGCAGACCAAGGTTGGTACGCCATCACCTACGACGCCCGTGGACACGGAGAAAGCGATTGGTCAGCCACGGGCAACTACTTGGTGGACGGTCTGGTCGCTGATTTAAAAGCAATTATTCGTCAACTTGGTACCAAACCCGCCCTCGTTGGGGCTTCTATGGGTGGGCTCACCGCCATGGTGTTAGACGGCGAATCGGACGAATCCCTCGCCTCGGCCATTGTTTTGGTGGACATTGCGCCTAAGGCCGAACAAAAAGGGATTGAGCGCATTTTTGCCTTTATGAGCTCACACCTCGAAAGTGGCTTTGGCAGCTTGGAAGAAGCCGCCGCTGCCGTATCGGCCTATTTGCCACAGCGCTCAAAAAATTATGACCCCAGTCGGTTAGAAAAAAACCTCCGTTTTCGAGAAGGTCGGTATTATTGGCATTGGGATCCGCAAATGCTCAAAGTGTGGAAAAATGCTACGCCCGACCAACAAATTGCGTACGAAGAACGTCTTTATCAGGCTGCCCAGCGGTTAAAAGCACCCACGCTTATCGTTCGTGGTGGCATGAGCGACGTGGTGAGCGAGCGCGTAATGGCGGAGTTTTTGGATGCAGTACCGCACGTTCGGAGCACTACCGTTTCGGGCGCTGGTCACATGGTAGCAGGTGATTCTAACCATGCTTTTACCAATGCCGTTATCGCTTTTTTAGAGGAAGTATATCCTAGTCATACTTCTTAA